TTTAGCCAAAAGTGActaatttaccccaaacttttttttttgtgacatgaaaaaccccaaatttcacaaactgtgacacatttaccccattaaaggcattttcatcttattctttatgtttttttttcttcttctctcttctcaccaCCGCCCTGGTGGAGTTGGTGGAGGGAAGCTGGCGTCCAACGAGGGGCTGCCCTCGCCAgcgttgggcgagggtcgcTCTCGCCTAGACTGGCTAGGCCGCCCTCTCTGGTGTCAGTAGCCCTCGGCTGGGTCGAGTAGCCCTCACCAATGTTGGGCGAGGGGTGTCCTTGTTGAACTCGGGCGAGGGGTGTCCTTGTTGGCATcgggcgagggtggccctcggttgggtcgggcgagggcggccctcgccggcgccgagcgagggcacccctcaccCGAAccggcgagggaggcccttgcCCGACCCAACCGAGAGCCACCCTTGCTTGACGCCGACGAGGGTGGCCCTCGTTGGATGCCGGCTTCCCTCTGCCAGCTCCATCATGGCTAgcggagggaagaaagaagaagaagaagaaaaaaagtaaaaagtttttaaaagtaaaaagatcaaaatgccctttatgatttagggtaaatgtgtcacacaaatgaaagttcagaattttttgtgtcacaaaaaatgtttgggataaatgtgtcatggttAGCAAATTTCAAggtttttcatgtcataaaaaaaagtttggagtaaattgatcactttgagcaaaatttggggttttttggtggttttttcccaaaaaaaaaaattacatttatttcGACAGGACTGCATATTGGTGGGTACTTGTCTGAAGAATGCTTCCTCCAGAAGTAGTAGGCTGGTTTGTGTATGGAAAAGAATCTTTCGACAAGGAGCTAGAGCCATCGACCCTATGACACTGATAGGCTTTATAGTTCAAGTAGTAATGGCAGTCTCCCATCCTCTCTATTTGCTAATTCTTCATCTTTCGAGGCACAATGCTGTTGATGGTGCTCTAGAGCCACATAGAGCTCCGAACATTCTTGAAGCTACAACACTTGATTTCTGAATTTCCTCCATTTCCATGTCTCATTGATCTCTGAATTCCTCCATTTCGATGTCTCATTGATCTCTCATCATCAAATGGCATTCGTTACGATGAGTAGCCATTACACCAAAGCTTTGATTCCCAAATTTGAAACTATTGTCCAACTTCCATGGTTATATCTTTTTTGGTACCAGGTGGAATTTTGTGATGTGTCTCTTGAAATCTTCTTTTGCTTTGGAGAGGCGGTGCCGCCATCTGCTTCCTCGGTGTGGATAGCATCAAAATTTACCCGAATGCTTCTACTTCCTTCTCGTTACCTGCATGAATTCTTTAGTTGGTTGAACTAGAATAAGTTTCAAGATGGAAAATACTGGAAATGAAAGCTAGATAACATTATATTAAAGAAGACAAGAAGGCTTTACTGGAAAATCTTAGCCCTTATCAACACGGGTTATAGCCCTACTCTATTTCGACACTAGATCTAGCAACTGGGGGTGGTCACCCCTTCTTGCGTAAAAGCGATTAAATTTCAAACATGTCAAGTCTTACTGGGAAGGATCGAATTATAAGAACGAATCTACAAGGCTTTTCACAGTTATAGTTCCTTGTGCCTGCTCCTTTACCTTTGGGAAAGAGCAGCGGCGACTTGTCGATTCATCCATCGTGCAATCCATGAATGAAACCtggcgaaaaagaaaaaggtgaacGCTCTACTGGGGATCGAAGCTTCGTGTTTGTTTCTCAGGCTCTCTCCCCGAGAACATGTTCCTCAGGGCAATAGGAACACGTTGAAGTCAACTGACAAACAGTTCACCATCCTACAATCAAGCAAAGTACCCTGTGTGAAACATGCAAAAAACCCTAGGTCAACGTCAACTATACGGAGGAAGAACTCGCCATTTATTTAGTTACTGCATAACAAGTTTGAGTAGAGATTAACATTTTGATATGACTATTCAGCTCCAGTCTTGATTTTTAAGACAACTGTTTATTCGTCTCTTTcagctcagagagagagagagagagctgactTTGACTTCGAGCTTCACGGTCGTGCAAATAATTTTAGTTAGTAGAGGAAGTCTCTTGACAACTAGCAACTAGCAAGTATACAACTAGTATACTATCTAtactaaattgaatttgaattgtcaaatttcatataaatttcacGTGTGATCCACCAAATTATACAGTTCAAATTCGGTTTAATACATGCAATGAACTAATCGAATACTTTCTTCCTTGTAACATCTATTTCGTGCGGCTAAATTGTGTCCCTCCATTGATGCCTTTGACTCTAAATGTGGTAAGGGATATGTAGGCTAGCTTGAGCTCATCGAATGACCCTATAATAGATCATTTACTAGGGTTCTACCTCTTCCTCTTTCTGGTGATGAAAATccctcaagaagaagaaaaggataaTGAAGGGTGATGGACTAGTAAATTAGCAATGTATAGACATATATTTACGAATGAATCAATGAACAAGCAATGTGGAATCTCCCTTTAGTTCCTACAAGGATATCTTTAATCAGCCATAGCCATAATTCGAGCAAGTCGAGTTTAATTTCGTTCTCTTTGCTGTCCGAAATTCCGGAAGCAGGtaggattgagatcccatcaagttttagaactaaacCGACGTCCCATTTTCAGCAATACGGAATTCAAACTTGTTCCGATCCTTATTTGGAATAGGAACAACATATTCTCCTTCCCTCAATAATTGGCGTAATTAATGCTTACCATCTAATTAGAATCATGGGGGCGTGGACAGTCTGTTTTTAGACAGAAGGAATGCAACCCGCTTGACTTTAAGTGTTCAATGATCAAatgttctctctcctcctttgaTTTTCTAGGGTTCATGAGCTTCTATCTTTCTGATCAATTGACAAAGCATTAATATCATCAAGGGACGCTTGATCCGTCTTGTAACCCTAAAAATGCTTTTGCCATCATCGTGATTTACATCGCACACATAGATTTATATATAGAGGAACAATCTCCttagaagaaacaaagaaaatgggTAACAAATCTCGGAAATATCGAGAAATTAATTCCACGAAGCGAGCATTCCCCAATAAATAAAAGATAGCAATCCccaaaagctaatttttttttttgtctaatacGAAAAGCTAATTAAATGTCATCGGATTCCACATTATTTAGACTACGTGGAGGCATGATCCAAATTGATGTGCTCACATTGGATTCGAGATATCTATACATATAGATCCAATTTAACTTTTACCTCAAACGttttttatactaaaaaaaaataaattcaaaactttagatttagtttcaaatctgtcctgaacttcttcttttctgtttaagacataaatcactaatttttattttagtccAAATCTGCCTCCATTAGCCATTTGTCCAAAAATTACCATTAGCAATCCTAATTTTCATATCCTAGAATGGTTTCATTTTAGAGATAAATTTTCATGTCACCTTATTGATGTGAAATACCGCGTCAAGTTGGGACTAGACCATAGGAGTAGATTTGGGAATAGAttgaaagtttgtgatttttatttgatataaaacaaaatttaggacaaatttaggattagatctaaaatttaaggttttttcagagataaaaaaaaaaagaaaaaagattcaaGTCAGAATCGGAATTGGACCTAAAGTTGTGGGTTTTttctaagacaaaaaaaaaagttttgggggACAGAATTGTGATTAGATCTATAGATATATATGGCACATGGGGGTGGGGGCCCAACTAGTATTCTCATGCACCGTCGTTTCGGTCAAAGTAAACGGATTGGAATGATCAGTACGATGGGATCAGTCCGTAATTGCGCGGAGGCTCTTGACTTCGCTGCCTTCCAAAGCAGCAGCATTATCATCCCCCTCAAAAGTCAGcgtcaactctctctctctctctctctctctctctctctctctcatcaaaGCTTTGCCTACTGCAACTACAACTTGTCATATCTTATATAGCAAGTGGGAATGAATCTCAATCTTAGCACGACCAGCTCTCACAATATAAGAGCTCCACCCTCATGCATTTGTATATTCTccagtactctctctctctctctctctcgctctcgagTTTGCTACAATGGGAAACCCTGAAGCAGACTCTTCTAATTACCAGCAAGACCAAGCAGATTGCAATGTCCAAATTCAGTATAATGTCCAGGTTTCATACGATGAtaacagcaacagcaacagcaacagcaacaacCCAGCTTACTACAATCCGAACCCACAACCCGACCAGCTGTATCTGCCCCTCCAATCCGGAGGCAACAACGACGGCCCGAATCTACAATACCAGCAGAACGACGCTGCAAATGacccgcagcagcagcagcagcagcagcaacagttCCAACCACCTCAGCAGCAACAGCAGTTTGGCCTAGCGCAGAATGCACCGCCACCGCCGCAATTCAACCAGGCCTATGCCACGGTACCGCCCCCTCAGCCTGTGGCGCAGTTCCCGCCTCAAAGCCCTCAATTGAACCCAGCCTATGAAAATCAAGGGGCTTATCCACCGCAGCAGCAGCCATCCTACCCTCCGATGGCGGCGGCACCTCAACAATACCCTCCTCAACAGCAACCACAATCGGCTGCTCAGCCAGTGCAGTTCCCACCGCCGAAGGCATACCCTCCAAACTTGCCACCACCGAAGCCGTATCCTCCTCCCCAAGCTTATCAACAACAGTCGGCTGCTCAGCCTGTGCAGTTCCCACCACCGGCAGGCGGGGGAGTGCAGTACGCCGCGGTGCCACCTTCGCCGATCAAGCCGGGAGTCCAGGGACACAACGGCACGGCTCAGGGCATTCCAATGCAGGCGAACATGATGGGCAACGTCAACACCGAAGGATGGACAACAGGGCTGTTTGATTGCATGGACGACCCCTTAAACGGTAAGATTATCACACGAATTTACCAAAGAAATGATGTAACCGTTTTTTCACAGTCTCATATCCAAATCGGGCTGTTTTTGTGGAAATGCATCGTTGTCGTACTTTTGTATGTGTGTCACGATGATAAGTAAGGCTAGTTAGTTTAATACTGACGTTCATGACATCTCTAATGTCTTCCCTTGCTCTTCAGGTTCGTCGTTTTGACAAATGAGTAATTTAGTTTTACGTGGCAATGACAACATATATTATCAGGATCAAGTATCTAATACGTATTATGTCTCTCATGTTTCAGCTGTTATAACGTGCCTCTTCCCATGCTTGACGTTCGGCCAGGTCGCAGAGCTCATAGACAACGGCACAACCAGTAAgtggaaaaagaacagaaagaaACAACTTATCATGTCTTGACCGAAATCACTTGCACAACTTATTGTTTTTTTGGCGTGTTGTGATGATCGTAGCTTGTGCGACGGCTGGAATGATGTACGCGCTGATCGGCTGCTTCATCGGGTTGCCATGCATCTACTCATGCACGTTCCGATCGAAGCTCAGGAGCAAGTTTGGGCTGGTGGAGTCGCCTGCTCCGGATTGGATCGTCCACTTCCTGTGCGAGCCCTGTGCTCTTTGCCAAGAGTACAGAGAACTTAATCGCCGAGGCTGGGATCCCGCCATTGGTAAATTGATTACTCCTTCTTAGAGTCAACTTACAATAGCTATACAAAGGATTCTTATTTAGCAAGGTTTACGAGGACAAACCAGTTGAACAAAcattcaaagttgaaaagagTTCAGACATATCTCATGTCCAGTTGAAGAATTGTATGATTCATTCTTTTGCTTCACTTTTGGACAGGATGGGTGGGCAACGTTCAGAGACAACAGCagatgcagcagcagcaggtTGCCATGATGCCGCCCATGAGTCAAACAATGATGGCTTGATGAGTTGTGTTGAATGCGTTCATGTCCAAAATTCTTGTGTCATCTTTTTGAGTTCCTTTGATTTTAATGTTGTCCTACTGAAAAATGTTGCTAAGAATTGTTTTGGGATCATTTCTTATGCCATTGTAATGGAATGGTTGAACTAACAAgttataatttat
The nucleotide sequence above comes from Eucalyptus grandis isolate ANBG69807.140 chromosome 2, ASM1654582v1, whole genome shotgun sequence. Encoded proteins:
- the LOC120290366 gene encoding protein PLANT CADMIUM RESISTANCE 6-like, whose protein sequence is MGNPEADSSNYQQDQADCNVQIQYNVQVSYDDNSNSNSNSNNPAYYNPNPQPDQLYLPLQSGGNNDGPNLQYQQNDAANDPQQQQQQQQQFQPPQQQQQFGLAQNAPPPPQFNQAYATVPPPQPVAQFPPQSPQLNPAYENQGAYPPQQQPSYPPMAAAPQQYPPQQQPQSAAQPVQFPPPKAYPPNLPPPKPYPPPQAYQQQSAAQPVQFPPPAGGGVQYAAVPPSPIKPGVQGHNGTAQGIPMQANMMGNVNTEGWTTGLFDCMDDPLNAVITCLFPCLTFGQVAELIDNGTTTCATAGMMYALIGCFIGLPCIYSCTFRSKLRSKFGLVESPAPDWIVHFLCEPCALCQEYRELNRRGWDPAIGWVGNVQRQQQMQQQQVAMMPPMSQTMMA